A stretch of the Tautonia marina genome encodes the following:
- a CDS encoding Xaa-Pro dipeptidyl-peptidase: protein MLLGFGSLATGEATPEATHQIEDGMAQDVPAFSDPELWVRHDLWVETEFDSDDDGKPDRMHVGVTRPKQTETEGLKVPAIYVSSPYFAGTAGSAQSLMWDVRHELGDEPPARPEPPEIHLRENRPIISNTEVETWLPRGFAVVHSSSPGTGLSQGCVTIGGDNESLAPKAVIDWLNGRARGFTSPDGDETVSADWCTGKVGMTGTSYNGTLALAAATTGVDGLEAIIPIAPNTSYYHYYRSHGLIRSPGGYLGEDIDVLYDFVRSGNPERRPHCDCTVRDTEMTGQMDRLTGDFNAFWAGRDYLNDLGPLKAATLMSHAFNDWNVMPEHSVRIYQAIKAKGVPAQIYFHQGGHGGGPPPDQVNRWFTRYLLGIENGVEQEPLAWIVREQDDRTQPTAYPDYPHPDAEPVALHPTAGAPKSGGLVLDAPKAARGTETLVDNVSFDGATLAKAEWTNHRLLYATPPLSREVHLSGTPRLTIRLTANKPAANLSVWLVALPWESGPRSRITENIITRGWADPQNSRSLTESEPLTPGEFVELSFDLQPDDQIIPPGQQIALMIFSSDRDFTLWPEPGTELTIDLNATSLELPVVGGADRLAEALHDPSEVDATVETSD, encoded by the coding sequence ATGCTGCTCGGGTTCGGAAGCCTGGCCACCGGCGAAGCAACGCCCGAAGCGACCCATCAGATCGAGGACGGCATGGCGCAGGACGTGCCGGCCTTCAGCGACCCGGAGCTCTGGGTTCGGCACGACCTATGGGTCGAGACGGAGTTCGACTCCGACGACGACGGGAAGCCGGATCGGATGCACGTCGGCGTCACACGGCCGAAGCAGACCGAGACGGAGGGCCTCAAGGTGCCGGCCATCTATGTCTCCAGCCCCTACTTCGCCGGGACGGCGGGCTCGGCGCAGTCGCTCATGTGGGATGTCCGGCACGAACTAGGCGACGAGCCGCCCGCACGTCCCGAGCCACCTGAAATCCACCTCCGCGAGAACCGCCCCATCATCTCGAACACGGAGGTCGAGACCTGGCTACCTCGCGGGTTCGCGGTTGTGCATTCGTCATCGCCGGGCACCGGCCTCTCGCAGGGCTGCGTGACGATCGGCGGCGACAACGAGTCACTCGCGCCGAAGGCGGTCATCGACTGGCTCAACGGCCGGGCTCGGGGCTTCACCTCCCCCGACGGCGACGAGACCGTCTCGGCCGACTGGTGCACGGGGAAGGTCGGGATGACCGGCACGTCTTACAACGGCACGCTCGCCCTGGCCGCGGCGACGACCGGCGTCGACGGTCTGGAGGCAATCATTCCGATCGCGCCGAACACGTCCTACTACCACTATTATCGATCCCACGGCCTGATCCGCTCGCCGGGCGGGTATCTCGGCGAGGACATCGACGTTCTCTACGACTTCGTCCGCAGCGGCAACCCCGAACGACGGCCCCACTGCGATTGCACCGTCCGCGACACCGAGATGACCGGGCAGATGGACCGCCTGACCGGTGACTTCAACGCCTTCTGGGCCGGCCGCGACTACCTCAACGACCTCGGCCCGCTGAAGGCCGCGACCCTCATGTCCCACGCCTTCAACGACTGGAACGTCATGCCCGAGCACAGCGTTCGGATCTACCAGGCGATCAAGGCCAAGGGCGTCCCGGCGCAGATCTACTTCCATCAAGGCGGGCACGGCGGCGGGCCGCCCCCGGATCAGGTGAACCGATGGTTCACCCGATACCTGCTCGGCATCGAAAACGGCGTGGAACAGGAACCCCTGGCCTGGATCGTGCGGGAGCAGGACGATCGCACCCAGCCGACCGCGTATCCCGACTATCCGCACCCGGACGCCGAACCGGTTGCCCTGCACCCGACCGCCGGCGCGCCGAAGTCCGGGGGGCTCGTCCTCGACGCTCCCAAGGCCGCTCGGGGAACCGAGACGCTCGTCGACAACGTCTCGTTCGACGGCGCCACGCTCGCGAAGGCCGAATGGACCAATCATCGCCTGCTCTACGCCACCCCCCCCTTGAGCCGCGAGGTTCACCTCTCGGGCACGCCTCGGCTCACCATCCGACTGACCGCGAACAAGCCGGCGGCGAACCTCTCCGTCTGGCTCGTCGCCCTGCCCTGGGAGTCCGGTCCGCGGTCGAGAATCACCGAGAACATCATCACCCGCGGCTGGGCCGACCCTCAGAACTCCCGATCACTCACCGAGAGCGAGCCTCTGACGCCGGGCGAGTTCGTCGAGCTCAGCTTCGACCTCCAGCCGGACGACCAGATCATCCCCCCCGGGCAGCAAATCGCCCTGATGATTTTCTCCAGCGACCGCGACTTCACACTCTGGCCCGAGCCCGGGACCGAGCTGACCATCGATCTCAACGCCACCTCACTGGAACTTCCGGTCGTCGGCGGCGCCGATCGCCTCGCTGAAGCGCTCCACGATCCCAGCGAGGTTGACGCGACGGTAGAAACCTCCGATTGA
- a CDS encoding Gfo/Idh/MocA family protein: MRLGLIGSTGHWHSYAPALDRIPGLELVAVAAAGPEESTGAFDHAPGLTVETRRYDDARRMLDAERLDLVQVCGRSDRIPVWTRLCLERGLSVMAEKPLAMNLTTLEDLFNTARATGASLVPMHTMRGVPELASVHRVVHAGAIGDPLLSFSQKSYKWGRSRPAFWRSRDTFPGIAPWAGIHAFDWLHWILGDVFTEVSGHEGTAAHPDVPACASQAAFLLSMRNGGVATVTLDYLRPESAPTHGDERLRIAGTLGVVDLALADRKVTLTTGQEPPRALSPDPQVDLFTRFARSLRGESPPPLTLHEACRITEIALKAQLAADTHQTITLTDSPYRSP; the protein is encoded by the coding sequence ATGCGTCTCGGGTTGATCGGATCGACCGGGCACTGGCACAGCTATGCCCCGGCCCTCGATCGCATTCCTGGCCTGGAACTCGTTGCGGTCGCTGCGGCCGGGCCGGAGGAATCGACCGGTGCCTTCGACCACGCCCCCGGCCTGACCGTGGAGACCCGCCGCTACGACGACGCCCGCCGGATGCTCGACGCCGAACGGCTCGACCTGGTCCAGGTCTGTGGCCGAAGCGACCGCATCCCCGTCTGGACCCGACTCTGCCTTGAGCGTGGCCTGTCCGTCATGGCCGAAAAACCCCTGGCCATGAATCTGACGACGCTTGAAGACCTGTTCAACACCGCTCGCGCCACTGGAGCCTCACTTGTCCCCATGCACACCATGCGAGGCGTGCCCGAACTGGCCTCCGTGCACCGCGTCGTCCATGCCGGTGCCATCGGCGATCCGCTCCTGAGCTTCAGCCAGAAAAGCTACAAGTGGGGCCGATCGCGCCCCGCCTTCTGGCGCAGCCGAGACACCTTCCCTGGCATCGCCCCCTGGGCCGGCATCCATGCCTTCGACTGGCTCCACTGGATCCTGGGAGACGTCTTCACCGAGGTTTCGGGACACGAGGGAACCGCAGCGCACCCCGACGTTCCCGCCTGTGCCAGCCAGGCGGCCTTCCTGCTCTCCATGCGCAATGGCGGCGTGGCCACCGTCACCCTCGACTACCTCCGCCCCGAGTCCGCTCCCACCCACGGCGACGAACGATTGCGCATTGCCGGAACGCTCGGCGTCGTCGATTTGGCGCTGGCGGATCGCAAGGTCACGCTCACCACCGGCCAGGAACCGCCTCGCGCCCTCTCGCCCGACCCTCAAGTTGATCTGTTCACCCGCTTTGCCCGATCGTTGCGCGGCGAGAGCCCCCCTCCCCTGACCCTTCACGAAGCCTGCCGCATTACCGAAATCGCCCTCAAAGCCCAACTCGCCGCCGACACCCATCAGACGATCACCTTGACCGACTCTCCCTATCGCTCCCCTTGA
- a CDS encoding glycosyltransferase, which yields MHILFVHQNFPAQFGHVATHLARQRGVRCTFVSERAPGQSGGIERIQYRVRGGAIPRNHYCSRTFENAVWHTHAVYEALKGRPDLRPDLIVGHSGFGSTLFLRELYGDVPIVNYFEYFYQPHDSDMDFRPDFPSTELNRLRARARNAMILLDLENCDVGYSPTHWQRDRLPTAYRDKVQVVFDGVDTTIWRPMPIPDRRLNGIDLPKDAKLLTYAARGMESMRGFDVFMKVAKRLCERRDDLHVVIAGEDRVCYGGDHMVTGGASFKQWVLAADDYDLSRFHFLGLIPPADLARLFNLSDLHIYLTVPFVLSWSLMNALACGATVLASDTAPVREVIQHGKNGLLAGFFDIEGMADLADRVLNDPGGYAHLGDAGVAMIRDRFSMEVCLPRLLSLYERAMANRRDEIA from the coding sequence ATGCACATTCTCTTCGTTCATCAGAACTTTCCAGCCCAGTTTGGCCATGTCGCGACCCACCTGGCCCGGCAACGGGGCGTCCGTTGCACCTTCGTCTCGGAGAGGGCTCCGGGGCAGTCCGGCGGCATCGAGCGCATCCAGTATCGGGTCCGCGGCGGCGCGATCCCCAGAAATCACTACTGCAGCCGAACCTTCGAAAACGCCGTCTGGCATACGCACGCCGTCTACGAGGCGTTGAAGGGCCGGCCCGATCTCCGCCCGGATCTGATCGTGGGCCATTCCGGCTTCGGTTCCACGCTCTTCCTGCGAGAGCTCTACGGTGACGTGCCGATCGTCAACTATTTCGAATATTTTTACCAGCCGCACGACTCGGACATGGACTTCCGGCCCGATTTCCCTTCGACGGAGCTTAACCGCCTGCGGGCAAGGGCCCGTAACGCGATGATTCTGCTGGACCTCGAGAACTGCGACGTCGGCTACAGCCCAACCCACTGGCAGCGCGATCGGCTCCCGACCGCCTACCGCGACAAGGTCCAAGTCGTTTTCGATGGCGTTGACACCACGATCTGGCGCCCGATGCCCATCCCCGATCGTCGACTCAACGGCATCGATCTCCCCAAGGACGCGAAGCTCCTGACCTACGCGGCTCGGGGTATGGAATCCATGCGTGGATTCGATGTCTTCATGAAAGTCGCCAAACGGCTTTGCGAGCGCCGCGACGATCTCCACGTCGTCATTGCGGGCGAGGACCGCGTTTGCTACGGGGGCGATCACATGGTGACCGGCGGCGCATCGTTCAAGCAATGGGTCCTGGCCGCCGACGACTACGACCTCTCGCGTTTTCATTTCCTTGGACTGATCCCGCCGGCCGATCTGGCCCGGCTGTTCAACCTGTCCGACCTGCACATCTACCTGACCGTCCCCTTCGTCCTGTCGTGGTCACTGATGAACGCCCTGGCCTGCGGGGCCACCGTCCTGGCGTCGGACACGGCCCCGGTACGTGAGGTGATTCAGCACGGGAAGAACGGCCTGCTGGCCGGCTTTTTCGACATCGAAGGCATGGCCGACCTGGCCGATCGTGTGCTCAATGATCCTGGCGGGTACGCCCACCTCGGAGATGCCGGTGTCGCGATGATCCGCGATCGCTTCAGCATGGAAGTTTGTCTGCCGCGACTCCTGTCTCTCTACGAGCGAGCTATGGCGAACAGGAGAGATGAAATTGCGTAG